A portion of the Platichthys flesus chromosome 7, fPlaFle2.1, whole genome shotgun sequence genome contains these proteins:
- the LOC133957205 gene encoding P2Y purinoceptor 1-like, with the protein MNKTFCPHVNFEFSSRFLPPVLIIVFIVGLVANAWGLNYLRQNWKKLGSVNMFVLNLGLADVLYLLTLPFLVVYYIKGNVWIFGATFCKITRFCFNPNLYGSIGFLTCITVYRYLAIVHPMKVLGRITVTHSVNISVLVWLLVAAQSLPDVFYIKTSRNRTESCYETTHSASVEDYLNYSLGRTLTGFCIPLLITLGCYGHMIFTLCSKNNVDKDLKQRSLRLMFILILLFSVCYIPYHLFKNLNLWSRVLSKHGNCHRWSNGVYIGHQISRGLVCLNSALNPLVYLNARKDSGSALTSARRAIMRPFTTKVSTV; encoded by the coding sequence ATGAATAAAACCTTTTGTCCTCATGTCAACTTTGAATTCAGCAGCAGATTCCTGCCTCCTGTTTTAATCATTGTCTTCATTGTCGGCCTGGTTGCTAACGCATGGGGGTTGAATTATTTGCGGCAGAACTGGAAGAAACTGGGTAGCGTCAACATGTTTGTTCTCAACCTGGGACTTGCAGATGTTTTGTATCTGCTCACGCTGCCGTTTCTGGTGGTTTACTATATCAAGGGGAATGTTTGGATCTTTGGAGCTACATTCTGCAAGATAACGAGATTCTGCTTCAACCCGAACCTCTACGGCAGCATCGGATTCCTTACGTGCATCACTGTGTACAGGTACCTGGCTATTGTTCACCCGATGAAAGTGTTGGGAAGAATCACTGTCACTCATTCTGTGAACATCTCAGTCCTCGTGTGGCTGCTGGTGGCTGCCCAGAGTCTTCCAGACGTGTTCTACATCAAGACGTCTAGAAACCGCACTGAGAGCTGCTACGAGACCACACACAGCGCATCCGTGGAGGATTACCTGAACTACAGCCTGGGGAGGACCCTGACTGGGTTTTGTATCCCACTCCTCATCACACTGGGCTGCTACGGACATATGATTTTCACACTGTGCTCCAAAAACAACGTTGACAAGGATCTGAAGCAAAGGAGCCTGAGGTTGATGTTCATTTTgatccttctcttctctgtttgttaCATCCCCTATCACCTGTTCAAGAACCTAAATCTCTGGTCAAGAGTTCTGAGCAAACACGGGAACTGTCACAGGTGGTCCAACGGAGTTTACATAGGCCATCAGATAAGTCGTGGGCTGGTGTGTCTGAACAGTGCCCTCAACCCTCTGGTTTACCTCAACGCACGTAAAGACTCCGGCTCAGCTTTGACATCTGCTCGTCGAGCCATCATGCGCCCGTTCACCACCAAGGTTTCTACGGTGTGA